In Streptomyces canus, one DNA window encodes the following:
- a CDS encoding DNA repair helicase XPB has protein sequence MNGPLIVQSDKTLLLEVDHEQADECRRAIAPFAELERAPEHIHTYRVTPLGLWNARAAGHDAEQVVDALVQYSRYPVPHALLVDVAETMDRYGRLTLSKHPAHGLVLTTTDRPVLEEILRSKRIIPLVGARLDPDTVAVHPSERGQIKQTLLKLGWPAEDLAGYVDGEAHPIELAEDGWALRPYQKQAVENFWHGGSGVVVLPCGAGKTLVGAGSMAQAKSTTLILVTNTVSARQWKHELVKRTSLTEDEIGEYSGTRKEIRPVTIATYQVLTTRRKGVYPHLELFDSRDWGLIVYDEVHLLPAPVFKFTADLQARRRLGLTATLVREDGRESDVFSLIGPKRFDAPWKEIEAQGYIAPADCVEVRVNLTDSERLAYATAEQEEKYRFCATTATKRKVTEALVRRFAGQQILVIGQYIDQLDELGEHLNAPVIKGETSNAQREKLFDAFRQGEISVLVVSKVANFSIDLPEATVAIQVSGTFGSRQEEAQRLGRVLRPKADGHQAHFYSVVARDTLDQDFAAHRQRFLAEQGYAYRIVDADEILADDGT, from the coding sequence GTGAACGGTCCTCTCATCGTCCAGTCCGACAAGACCCTGCTGCTCGAGGTCGATCACGAGCAGGCCGACGAGTGCCGTCGGGCCATCGCGCCGTTCGCGGAGCTGGAGCGGGCGCCCGAGCACATCCACACCTACCGGGTGACGCCGCTGGGGCTGTGGAACGCGCGGGCCGCCGGGCACGACGCCGAGCAGGTGGTCGACGCGCTGGTGCAGTACAGCCGGTATCCGGTGCCGCACGCCCTGCTCGTCGACGTCGCCGAGACGATGGACCGGTACGGGCGGCTCACCCTGAGCAAGCACCCGGCACACGGGCTCGTGCTCACCACCACCGACCGGCCGGTGCTGGAGGAGATCCTGCGCTCGAAGCGGATCATCCCGCTGGTGGGGGCGCGGCTCGACCCGGACACCGTGGCCGTGCACCCCTCCGAGCGCGGGCAGATCAAGCAGACGCTGCTGAAGCTGGGCTGGCCCGCCGAGGACCTCGCGGGGTACGTCGACGGCGAGGCGCACCCGATCGAGCTGGCCGAGGACGGGTGGGCGCTCAGGCCCTACCAGAAGCAGGCCGTGGAGAACTTCTGGCACGGCGGGAGCGGGGTCGTGGTGCTGCCCTGCGGTGCGGGCAAGACCCTCGTCGGCGCCGGGTCCATGGCGCAGGCCAAGTCGACCACGCTGATCCTCGTCACCAACACCGTCTCGGCCCGGCAGTGGAAGCACGAGCTCGTGAAGCGGACCTCCCTGACCGAGGACGAGATCGGCGAGTACAGCGGAACGCGCAAGGAGATCCGGCCCGTCACCATCGCCACCTACCAGGTGCTGACGACCCGGCGCAAGGGCGTCTACCCACACCTGGAGCTCTTCGACTCCCGGGACTGGGGGCTCATCGTCTACGACGAGGTGCACCTGCTCCCGGCGCCCGTCTTCAAGTTCACCGCCGACCTCCAGGCCCGGCGCAGACTCGGGCTGACCGCGACCCTGGTGCGGGAGGACGGGCGGGAGTCGGACGTGTTCTCGCTCATCGGGCCCAAGCGGTTCGACGCGCCGTGGAAGGAGATCGAGGCGCAGGGGTACATCGCGCCGGCCGACTGTGTCGAGGTGCGGGTCAACCTGACCGACTCCGAGCGGCTCGCCTACGCCACCGCCGAGCAGGAGGAGAAGTACCGCTTCTGTGCCACGACCGCGACGAAGCGGAAGGTCACGGAGGCTCTGGTACGGCGCTTCGCGGGCCAGCAGATCCTGGTGATCGGCCAGTACATCGACCAGCTCGACGAACTCGGCGAGCATCTGAACGCTCCCGTCATCAAGGGCGAGACCTCCAACGCCCAGCGCGAGAAGCTCTTCGACGCCTTCCGGCAGGGCGAGATCAGCGTGCTGGTGGTGTCGAAGGTCGCGAACTTCTCGATCGACCTGCCGGAGGCGACGGTCGCCATCCAGGTCTCGGGGACGTTCGGATCACGGCAGGAGGAGGCGCAGCGGCTGGGGCGGGTACTGCGCCCGAAGGCGGACGGCCACCAGGCGCACTTCTACTCCGTCGTCGCCCGCGACACGCTCGACCAGGACTTCGCCGCCCACCGCCAGCGGTTCCTCGCGGAGCAGGGGTACGCCTACCGGATCGTGGACGCGGACGAGATCCTCGCGGACGACGGCACCTGA
- a CDS encoding UTP--glucose-1-phosphate uridylyltransferase: MATTIRRAVIPAAGLGSRLLPLTKAIPKEMLPVGDKPVIEHTVRELVASGITDITIVVSGGKGLIQDHFRPNPTLVAQLRADGKTAYADAVEEVGELSRLGHITYLDQHGPYGNGTPVLNAARNVGDEPVLVLWPDDVFVAEVPRAQQLIRAYEATSCPVLALLPMDPADSQRYGVPRVKEDLGDGLLRITGLVEKPKPQDAPSAYAAIGGYVVTPGIIEELRSQTERWYEHRTGEIYLTDAINAYASSKAVYGQVIQGRWYDTGNPLAYLTAQFAAALADPEYGPHLRRLAELAEDRP; the protein is encoded by the coding sequence ATGGCAACGACGATCCGCAGGGCGGTCATCCCCGCGGCGGGGCTGGGATCCCGTCTCCTGCCGCTGACGAAGGCGATCCCGAAGGAGATGCTGCCGGTCGGCGACAAGCCGGTCATCGAGCACACCGTCCGGGAACTGGTGGCGTCCGGCATCACCGACATCACCATCGTCGTCTCCGGCGGCAAGGGCCTGATCCAGGACCACTTCCGCCCCAATCCGACCCTCGTCGCACAGCTGCGGGCGGACGGCAAGACGGCCTACGCGGACGCCGTGGAGGAGGTCGGCGAGCTCTCCCGGCTCGGGCACATCACCTATCTCGACCAGCACGGCCCGTACGGCAACGGCACTCCCGTCCTCAACGCCGCACGCAACGTCGGCGACGAGCCGGTCCTGGTCCTGTGGCCGGACGACGTCTTCGTGGCCGAGGTCCCGCGCGCCCAGCAGCTGATCCGCGCCTACGAGGCGACCAGCTGCCCGGTCCTCGCCCTGCTGCCGATGGACCCGGCCGACTCGCAGCGCTACGGCGTGCCCCGGGTCAAGGAGGACCTCGGTGACGGGCTGCTGCGCATCACCGGCCTGGTCGAGAAGCCGAAGCCGCAGGACGCGCCCTCCGCCTACGCGGCCATCGGCGGCTATGTCGTCACCCCCGGCATCATCGAGGAGCTGCGCAGCCAGACCGAGCGCTGGTACGAGCACCGGACCGGCGAGATCTACCTGACGGACGCCATCAACGCCTACGCGAGCAGCAAGGCCGTCTACGGCCAGGTCATCCAGGGCCGCTGGTACGACACCGGCAATCCGCTGGCCTACCTCACGGCCCAGTTCGCCGCCGCGCTCGCCGACCCGGAGTACGGCCCCCACCTGCGCCGGCTGGCCGAGCTCGCCGAGGACCGGCCCTGA